In the genome of Telluria mixta, the window GGCAGATCCGGGCCGCCTGCCATCCCAACCAGGCGGCATTCGTCCAGAAGAAGACATAAGGCAAGGCGACCAGGGCCAGGCGGGCCGTGTCCGCGTAGAACGACAGCAGGATCGTGAACGCGCCGCAGAACGAGGCGAGCACGAAAGCCGCGCCATGCCGTGCGGCCGTTTCCGACGTGCCGGCCGCGAAGCCGATCAGCAGGGCGATGGCGAGGCAGATGGCGATGTCGGCGGCCGTGGCAACCCCGGAAAAGCGATGGTACAGGCGGGCGAGGACAACGACTGTCGCGAGGTATCCACCCAGGAAAACGGTAAGCTGGCGTAATGTCATCGGAAAATCAGGCAAGTGATGGCGTTTATCGGTCAACGCCCGCGGCAATGCGCGAATGCCGCTAGTATACATTCACTCAGGAAAACCTGCCGAAGGCCGGAACCTGGCAGGCGATGCGATTTTTTCGATCGTCTATTGCGTTCGAGCCCAGCACGACCCATCTAGGGGCTACCGAAACGTCGCCAGCCATGGAGGCCCGCCTTGAAACGCATCATTGCACTGTGGCGCACCGTCGCCGGTCAGGACCTGCGCCTGCTGTGGTTCGCCATCCGCCACGAGAACCGCCCCGGATGGCTGTTGCCGGCACTGGCCGTCCTGGCGTTGTTCGCCGTGGAGCCGCTGAATTTCGCGGTGCCCCTGCTTGGCACGATCGACGAGTTCGTGCTGCTCCCGCTCATCCTGCACGGCATCGCGACCATGCTTCCGGCACACGTCGTCGACGGTTATGCGCGCGTTGCCGACAAGCGCCTGCGGCGCCGGGCCTGATGGCGGCCGCCGACCAGGATTGCGTCAGGTCCGGCATGCGGGGAGCTTTTCCCGCTGCCGGTTGAGGTCCTTGACGAACTCTTCCGCTTTATCCTGCGGATAGGTCTGCACCTGGTCGTTGATCTTGACCTTGTTGAACACTTCCTTGCCCTGGCACGTGACGAGAACGACTTCGCCACGTCGAACCAGGGCGGAGCGCATGTCGGCCAGCGACAGCGCAATGCTGTGGTTGAGAAAATGCTTTACGCCGCTGAGCGCCATCGACCTCATCATGTTACCGAAAAAGCCTTCGTCCCTGGCCGGGGCGTCCTCCGGCTCCCCGACCTGCTTCATGCCGTAATCCGTGAGCTGCATATACACCGCATCGTCCTTCAACATCAATTCGGTCCATCGGCTCGTCGACTGCAGGGAGGGCTTCCCCGATGCGGGCTGCTGGCGGGGGCCGACACGCTCCGGGCCATCCCCTTCCTTGGCGTCCATGGAGATGGTCGAGGCGTGGGCAAAGGACGTGGTCGCAAGGATGGCGGTGGCGCACAGGATGACGCGGATCGTGTTCATGGTTTTTCCAAAGCCGATTGATAACGGGATGACGATAGCGCAAGCGGTACACTGCCGGCTCGCCGTTTGCGACGAACGGCGGTATTCGGGCGCCGGACGGTGATATCGCGCTGTCAGCCTGCACCCCGTTTCGCACGCGGTGCGGCGGGCTTCTTCGGCTTCGGTGGCGGCATGATCGCCGCTGTCTCGAGCAGCAGGCGGCGCAGCGCCTCCGGTTCGTCGAGCAGTTCGTCGGCGATCGGATAATCCTTGGCGCCGGGGTAGGGCGGCCCTTGCGGCAGGTCGGGCGCGAGGCGCGCGGCGGCGTCGGACGGTTTCACGAACAGGCTGCCGTCGCAGGCGAAGGCGACGACCTTGTCGTCCACGTACAGGGCGTATTCGCCGAACATCTTCCGGTGCGTCAGCCGCGCCCCCAAACCCACCACTTCCGCGACGTAGTCGATGAAGCCCTTGTCCGTTGCCATGCGCGTCCTCCGTGCCGTGATCGAAACCGCCAGCGTAGCCCGGCCCGGCGATTCGATCAAGACGTCAGAACGTCAGGTGCCCGTCGACGCAGGTGACGGCGTTGCCGCCGACCCGGATCGCATCCGGCCCGATTGTGAGGCGCAGGATGCCGGCCCGGCCGACGGCGGCGCCCTGGCTGGACAGGAAGTCGCGGCCGAACGATTCAACCTGGTCCGTGTGCCGCAGATAGGCGGCGATCGAGCCGTTGCCGCTGCCGCAGACCGGGTCTTCGTCGACGCCGTGCGCGGGCGCGAACGCGCGCACCTCGATGCGTGCGGCGGCGCCGTCGGCGTGCGGGCCGAACACGATCACGCCCGTGTTGCCGGTTGCGGCATCGTGCGCCTTCATGCGGACCAGGTCCGGCGCGGCGGCCAGCACGGCGCCGGCATCCGGCAGCTGCGCGACGACCCAGCGCGTTCCCGCATCCACGAGGCACGGCGGGGCGATGCCGGCCAGCGGCGTGCCGAGGATGCGTGCCAGTTCATCCGCCTGCGCTGCACCCAGCGGGGTGATCGTCGTCGCCGGCAGCTCGAACGCGATCCAGCGCGCGCCATCGTCCGCGCGCGTCACGTCCAGCCGGACCAGGCCCGCCGCGCATTCCTGTGTCAGGAGGCCGTCGCGCGGTGCGATCCTGCCCGCCTCCAGCAGCGCGTGCGCGGTGCCGATGGTCGGATGGCCGGCGAACGGCAGCTCGGCACCCGGCGTGAAGATGCGCACGCGATAGTCGGCGCCGGCCTGCGTGGGACGCAGCACGAACGTCGTCTCGGACAGGTTGGTCCAGTTGGCGATGCGCTGCATCTGCGCGGTCGAGAGGTCGTCGGCGTCGAACACGACGGCGAGCGGATTGCCCAGGAACGGGGTGGCGGTGAAGACGTCGACAGTCTTGAAAGGAAGGCGTGTCATGTGGGTCTCGTGTTGTCGGGATGGGACCAGTCTACGTAACGGCGGTGCGCACCGACAGGCACAGTCGGCCGATTGCGGCCGGCACTGTACTGGCGATCGGCCCTGCACGGTATCGCTGCGGTCGCCCGGACAACGATGTCCGTCGATGAGGGAAATTCGTCCGAACACCCGCCGCAGGGTGCGCGATCATCTGCCCTGAACCATGAACCGATCCATCGCCTTTTTCCTGTTCCCCGGCTTCCAGCTCGTCGACCTGGGCGCCATGACCGTGTTCGACCTCGCGAACAACGAGTATGCCGGCCGGCCCTACGACCTGCGCATCGTGTCCGCGCACGGGACGCCCATCCGCAGCGCGGCCGGCGCGACACTCCAGACGCAGGCGTGGCGCGAGGCCGACGGGGCATTCGACACCGTCCTCGTGTTCGGCGCGGCGGACCCGATCGTCCCGGACGCCGACACCGTCGCGCTGCTGCGCCGGGCCGCCACCGGCGCGCGCCGCATCGGCACGGTCTGCAACGGCACGGCGCTGCTGGCGCCGACCGGACTGCTGGACGGGCGCCTCGTCGCCGTGCGCGCGATGCACGCGGCGGGCCTGCAGAAGCGCCATCCGGCGATCCGCGTGGATCCGGAGCGCGTGTGGATCCGCGACGGCAAGATCTGGAGTTCGGCCGGGATGACGGCGTCGATCGACCTCGCCCTCGCGCTCGTGGAGGACGATCTCGGTGCGGACGTCGCGCTGGCCGTCGCGCGCAGGCTCGTGCTGTACCACTGGCGCAGCGGCGCGGACACGCAGTCTTCCAACCTGCTTGACATGCGGCCGAAGTCGGACCGCATCCGCACGGCGCTCGGCTATGCGCGCCGCAATCTCCGGCTGCCGCTGTCGATCGACGAACTCGCGGACCAGGTCCACATGAGCCGGCGCCACTTCACGCGCATGTTCCGCGCCGAGACGGGACAATCGCCGGCGCGCGCGATCGAGACCATGCGCGCCGAGGTCGCGCGCACGCTGCTGGAGAGTTCCACGTTGCCGCTCGACACGGTGGCGCGCGAAGCGGGATTCGCGAGCGCGAACCAGATGCGCATGGCGCTCGCGCGCGTGTACCGCCAGACTCCCCAGGATCTGCGCCGCCGCTCGGACTGACACCCCTATCCTAAGACAGGGTCGCCATGGCCCGGATCGCCCCGATCATGGCCCACGTCGGGAGGCTTGCCTTCCTACAATGATTGGCAACCATTCCACAGGAGTTGATCTTGTCCCATCCCACCTTATCCCGGCGCCGCTTCCTCGCGGCCGGTGCCGCCGCCGGCGGCGGCCTCCTGCTCCAGTTCGCGCTGCCGGTCGCCGGCGCCGCCGCCATGGCGTCCAGCGCCGGCGTCGCCCCCAACGCCATCGTGCGCATCCGTCCCGACGGCAAGGTGACCCTGACCATGCCCTATGTCGAGATGGGGCAGGGCACGTACACCTCGATCCCGATGCTGATCGCGGAAGAACTCGAGATCGACCTGAAGGACGTCGTGCTGGAACACGCGCCGCCCGACGACGCCAGATTCATCAATCCGGCCCTCGGCTTCCAGGTGACGGGCGGTTCGACGACGATCCGCGCCGCGTGGGAGCCCATGCGCCGCGCCGGTGCCACGGCCCGCATGCTGCTGGTGCGCGCGGCGGCCGGCCGCTGGAACGTTGATCCGGCCTCGTGCCGCGCCGAGCGGGGCACCGTGCTGCACGTCCCCAGCGGGCGCCGGCTGCGCTACGGCCAGCTGGTCGATGACGCTGCGAAGCTGCCGCTGCCGAAGGATGCGGACGTCGTGCTGAAACCGGCGAGCGAATTCCGCCTGATCGGCACGCCGGCGAAGCGCCTCGACACGCCAGGCAAGCTGAATGGGTCCGCGCGCTATGGCATCGACGCCGTCGTCCCCGGCATGAAGGTCGCGGCGCTGGCCATTTCTCCTGTGTTCGGGGGCCGCCTGGCCGGCGCGGACGACGCGGCCGCACTGCGGATCCTGGGCGTGCGCCAGGTCGTGAAGCTGGACGATTGCGTCGCGGTTGTCGCGGACAACATGGGCGCCGCCAATAAGGGCATCGCTGCGCTGGCGGTGCGCTGGGACGACGGTCCGAATGCCGGACTCGCGACGCAGGACATCGTGGTCGACATGGCCAAGGCGGCCCAGGGCGCCGGCGCGAAAGTGCGCACGGACGGCGACCCGGAGGCCGCACTGGGCAAGGCCGCGCGCGTGATCGAGGCGACCTACGAGCTGCCGTTCCTCGCGCACGCCGCGATGGAACCGATGAACTGCACCGTGCACGTGAAGCCGGACAGCTGCGAGATCTGGACCGGTACCCAGGTCATCACCCGCGCCCGCGCGGTGGCGGCCAAGGTCACTGGCCTGCCGGAGGAGCGCGTGACGGTGCACAACCACCTGCTGGGCGGCGGTTTCGGACGCCGGCTGGAGATCGACGGCGTCGAACGCGCCGTTCGCATCGCGCGCGAAGTGCCGCATCCCGTTAAGGTGGTGTGGAGCCGCGAGCAGGACATCCAGCACGACATGTACCGTCCTTACTTCTACGACCGCGTGCGCGCGGGTCTGGACGCGCAGGGCAAGGTCGTCGCGTGGACGCACCACGTCACGGGATCGTCCGTCCTGGGCCGCTTCATGCCGCCCGCATTCCAGAACGGTTTCGACCACGAGACGATGGATGGCGCCGAGGCCCCGCCGTATGCCTTCCCCGCGATCGGCGTCTCGTACGTGCGCCATGAACCGCGCAACATCCCGACCGCGTTCTGGCGCGGCGTCGGGCCCACGCACAACGTGTATGTCGTGGAGAGCTTCATCGACGAGCTGGCGGCCGCCGCCGGCGCCGATCCGCTGCGCTACCGCCTCGACCTGCTGGGCCACGACCCGCGCGCGCGCCGCGTGCTCGAACTGGCGGCCGAGAAGGCCGGCTGGCAGGGGCCCCGCGCGGGCAACACCGGGCGCGGGCTGTCCGTGCAGTTCGCGTTCGGCACCTACATGGCGCTCGTCGTCGATGCGGTGGCCGGGCCGGAGAACGAGATCCGCGTGCCGCGCGTCGTCTGCGCGGTCGACTGCGGCGCCGTGGTGAATCCGGACACGGTGCGCGCCCAGGTCGAAAGCGCCATCGTGTTCGGCATCAGCGGCGCGCTGTACGGCGACATCACGTTCCGCGACGGCCGTGTCGAACAGAGCAACTTTCACGATTACCGCGTGCTGCGCATGCACGAGGCGCCCAGGGTCGAGACGCACATCGTCGCGAGCACCGACGCGCCGGGCGGCATGGGCGAGCCGGGAACGGCCGCATTGATGCCCGCGCTGGCCAATGCCGTGTACGCGCTGTCCGGCCGCCGCATCCGCAAGCTGCCCATCGGCGCAACCCTGCCCACCGCCTGAATAAAGGAACGAACATGACCACATTGAACATCAACGGCAAACGGCAGACCGTGACGGCCGAACCGGATACGCCCCTGCTGTGGGTGCTGCGCGACGAGCTGCACCTGAACGGCACCAAGTTCGGCTGCGGCATGGCGCTGTGCGGCGCCTGCACGGTGCATCTGGACGGCCAGCCCGTGCGCGCCTGCGTGACCCCGATCTCGGCCGCGGCCGGGCACAAGATCACGACCATCGAAGCGATCGGCGCCACGCCGGTCGGCCAGCGGGTGCAGAAGGCCTGGGCCGCGCTGGACGTGCCGCAGTGCGGCTACTGCCAGTCCGGCCAGATCATGGCCGCGACCGCGCTGCTGAAGGCGATCCCGAAGCCGACCGACACGGACATCGACCAGGCCATGTCGGGCAATATCTGCCGCTGCGGCACTTACCAGCGCATCCGGCTCGCGATCCACCAGGCGGCGGGCGATGCGTAAGGTTCTCGTATTCCTGTGCGCGCTCGGCCTCGGCGCGGTCGCGCATGCGGGCGATGCGTCCCTGTTCGATCCGGTGGCCAGTGTCGTGATGGGCCCGCGCTGCATCAACTGCCACCAGGCCGACGCGCCGCGCCAGAAGGACTGGGGCGTCATTCACGCGCAGCAGGTCGTGCGCGGGGCGGACGGCCACGGGTCGGCCGCGCTGCGCTGCCAGGCCTGCCACCAGGCGACGAACTCCGCCGACGGGCGCGTGCCCGGCGTGAAGGACTGGCACCTCGCGCCGCGCAGCATGACGTGGCAGGGACTGGACAAGACAGCGGTGTGCCTGCAGATGCGCGACCCGGCCCGCAACGGCAACCGCAGGACGCCGCACGAGGTGGTGGAGCACATGCGCACCGATCCGCTCGTGCTGTGGGCGTGGCAGCCCGGCAGCAACCGCACGACGCCGGCGCTGTCGCATGACGATTTCGTGAAGGCCCTCGTCGCGTGGGCCGACGCCGGCCTGCCGTGCCCCGGCACGCCCTGAACTTTTTATCAAGGAATGACAATGAACACGCTGATCGAACAGATTCTCGAAGCCCACGGCGGCCTGGCCCGCTGGAAGTCGCATGACAAGCTGTCGGCCCACCTGAGCCAAGGCGGCATCCTGTGGCCGCTGAAAGGGCATGGCGGCAAGCTGGATGAAGTGGACGTGACAGTCGACCTGAAGCGCCAGTGGACGTCGCATGCGCCGTTCGGCATGGCCGGCCGCCGCACGGCCGTGACGCCGCAGTATGCCGCCATCGAGACGGTGGACGGCGCCGTGGTCGACTCGCTGGCCGACCCGCGCGCGTCGTTCGCCGGCTTCGGCCTGGAGACGCCATGGTCTGACCTGCAGCTGGCCTATTTCGTCGGCTACGCCATGTGGAACTACCTCACCTTGCCGTTCGCGTTCGCGGAACCCGGTTTCGGGTTCGAGGAACTGTCGGCGTGGGACAAAAACGGCGAGAAGTGGCACCGCCTGCGCGTCACCTACCCGGACACGATCGCCACGCACAGCCGCGTGCAGACGTTCTACGTCGGCGCCGATTTCAGGTTGCGTCGTCACGATTACGATGTGGACATCAACGGCGGCACGCCGGCCGTGCATTATTTCTCGGACTATGCGACGGTCGACGGCGTCAACCTGCCGACCCGGCACCTGATCTACGTGCGCAACCCCGACGGTGGCTACTCGACCGATCCGCTGGTCGTGTCCATCGCCGTCAGCGACGTGCGTTTCGGCTGAGGGCGCATGCACATCGGCAGCAAGATCCACGTGATGCACGCGCGGCCCCTGATGACGGCGGGCCTCGCGGCATCCCTGCACGACCCCGACTGGCGGGTGACGACGCACGACCTGGAGCCCGGCGCGGCGGCCGGCGCGGACCTCGTCATCGCCGACTACGACACGGGCCTCGCCATCGCGCCCGGGCGGCAGGTCCTCATCGTGACGCACCGCGACAAGGAAGCCGACGTGCTGCGCGCCTGCGCGGCGGCCGTGGCGGGCTACCTGCTGGAAGACGCCGACGCGGCGGAGCTGCGCTACGCCGTGCGGCGCATCCTGACGGGCGACCGGCACTACAGTCCGGGCGTGACGAAGCAGCTGGAAGTCGGCGGGTGCCGCGAGCACCTGACGAACCGCGAGACGGACGTGCTGCGGTTGCTGGCCGGGGGCCGGTGCGACAAGCAGATCGCGCGCGACCTGGGCATCGGCGTCGGCACCGTGCGTTGGCATCTGCGCAACCTGATGGGCAAGCTGGGCGTGTCGGCGCGGCTGCAGGCCGTCGTCGTGGCGGCGCAGCGGGGCATCGTCGGTATCGACGGCGTGGTGCCGGGTTGAGTGTAAAGGGACGTAAAGAAGGGTAAAAGAGTTTTATTCGACACACATGGCGCGCGCCGTCCTGCGCATAATTCGGCCAGATCTGCGACGAAAGGACGATGGTGAACACAGCGCGCGCACATGCCGGAACGATTCCGGTCCGACCCGCCCGGGAGGCGGCACGACACACAGCGGCGGCCTTGCCGCTCGTGCCGGCCGGCGTGCTGGCGCGCGCCGACCGCATCCTGTTCGTCACCCACCTCGCCATCGGCGATTTTACGTACCTGCAAGCGTGTCTGCAGGCGTTCGCCCGCGCGTGGCCTCACGTGCGCATCCACGTGTGGGTCGACGAGCGGCGCCGCACGGCCGATCCGGCCGCGTGGCCGCACCTGCGCAGGTACGCGCTGTACGACTGGCTCGCGGCCTGTCCATGGATAGCCAAGGTCTACGACAGCACGTACAGCCCGGCCGCGTTCGCGCAATCCGTCGACGAGGCGCGCGCGGAACGCTATCCCGTCGTCGCGTCGCTGGCCGTCGTCGACTGCCACCGTTATGCGCGGCTGGCGCGCCGCATCAGCCCGCACGGTTTCGTCGTGGGCCTGACGAAGCCGGCCGAGCGCCTGCTGCACGTGCCGTCGCGCTGGGCCGGCTACCGCAAGCTGGACGCGGTGCTGCCCGTGTACGGGCCCGCGGAGGCGGCGGATCGGCACATCAGCGACATCTACGCCGGGTGGTTCGCCCGCTGCTTCGGCGTCGACGTGCCCCCGGCCGCGCGTCTGCCGCGGCTGCACATCCCCGAACGCTGGGTACGCAGCGCGCACGCGCAGTTCGCGGCCTGGGGCTGCACGGTGGGCAAACCCGTCGTATTCGTGAACGCGTATTCGAAATCGCCGGACCGCACGTGGCCGCTGGAACGGGTGGCCGCGCTGGCGCGGTCACTGAAGAACCGGCTCGTGTGGCGCGGCGTAACCGTCGTCGTCAACGTCGTTCCGGAAGCGCTGGAGGAAGCGCGCCGGCTGTTCGAAGGACGGTCCGACCCGGACCTCGCGCACGTGCGCCTGTTCAGCGCGGACGAGCACTTCTTCCAGCTACCGGCCGTGATACGGCTGTGCAGCCTCGTGATCTCCGTGGAGACGGCCGTGATGCACCTGGCGAACGCGGTGGGCGTGCCGGTCGTCGCGCTGATGCGCCGCAACCACCCGGAATGGGCGCCGGTCGACCGGGCCCGCAGCACCGTGATCATGGTGCCGGAAGCGGACGACTGGGTCACGCGTATCGGCGTGGACGAGGTGCTGGCTGCCGTGGACGGATGCGATTAAGGCGCGTCGGTTTCCGGAACCGGTTCCTCGAACGACAGGCGGTTGTGCGACGGATCGCGGATCGTCATCTCGCGCGTCCCCCACGGCATCGTCTGGATGTGCGGGCGCGAGTATTTGAAGGACTTGGCCAGCAGCGTGGCCTGGTAGCCGTCGAGGTCGCGCACGGCGATGCGGATCGATGCGCCCGGGCTGCCGTCGCCGTAGTGTTCGGACAGGTGCAAGACGCAGTCGCCCAGCGACACCTGCATGTAGACGGGGAAGTCGCCGCCTTCGAAGCGGTGCTCCCAGTCGATCGTGAAGCCGAGGAAGTCGACATAGAATTCACGCGCCTTCGCTTCGTCGAAGATGCGCAGGACCGGGGTGACGCGGGACAGGGTGTACATGAGGCTTCCTTGTACGAATCAGGCGCTGCCGTCCCGGCCGGCGTCGGCGAGACGCTTGCGGTGCGCCGCGCCGAGGGCCAGGTAGAGCATGACGGCCACGCCGGCGAAGCCGATGCCCGCAAGCCAGTCGGCGGTCGCGCCCGAGCGCACGGCGTCCACGAGGCGCATGGCCGCAACCAGCAACATGCAGGCGGGGGCAAGGAAGCGTGAGTAGCGTGCGAAGAATGACATGGCGCGGCGGGATGGCAGTGAAACGGAAAGCATACCAGATCGCCGCGCCGTAAAGATCGCACTTTCTCACACCCGCATCGTCAGTACTTGTAGTTCAGCCCCAGCACGAACGACCGGCCCGAGTGCACGTACAGCAGCGTGTCGTTGCGTTGCGTGTCGCGGCCGTAGCGCAGCGGCGTGTCGTTCAGGTTCTGGCCTTCCAGCGACACGCGCAGCTGCGGCGTGATGTTGTACGAGAGGCTCATGTCGATGTTGGTCGAGCCGTCGACCATCGTGTAGTCGTGACCCGCCACGTCGCCCAGCACGGCGTAGATATAGCTGGAGCGGTGCGCCGCCGACACGCGCGCGCTGAACTTCGCATCCTCGTAGTACAGGGTCAGGTTGTGCGTGCGCGGCGACAGGCCCGTGAAGTCCGCCACCTGCGTCAGCTGCTCGTTGGCCGGGGTGGCCGGGTTGTCCACGCGGGTGATGTACGTGATGCGCGACTTCACGCGCGTCGCGTTGGCGAGCAGGCCGAAATTGCTCCAGAAGCCAGGCAGGAAGCTGAACGGCGCCTGCAGGTTGAACTCCCAGCCTTTCAGCGGGCCGCCCGCCGTGTTGACCTTGCGGCTGACGTTGACTTCCGTGGTCGGCAAGGTCTGGCAGATCGGGGCGCCCGTCAGCGAGCAGCCGTTCAGGATCAGGAGTTCGTTCGGCAGGCCCAGCGTGTTGTAGGGCACGCGCTCGTTGACGCTCTGGATGAAGCTCTTGATATCCTTGCGGAAGTGCCCGAGCGAGATCATCGCGTTCTTCGCGTAATACCACTCGGCCTGCAGGTCGTACGTGTTGGCGCGGATCGGGTCCAGGTTCGGGTTGCCGATCGAGACCGATTGCGCGATCGGCGACACGGTGGCATTCGGCGCGAGGTCCGTGTACTCGGGGCGCGACAGCGTCTTGCCGGCCGAGAAGCGCAGGAACACGTCCTTCGGCAGCTGCGCCGTCAGGTTGAAGGCGGGCAGCCAGTCGCGGTATTTCTTCGTGCCCGTGTTCGGCTGCAGCTGGCCCTGCACGTTGATCATCGCCATGGAGGTGGCCGTCGTCTCGGCGCCGCGCACGCCGGCGTTGCCGCGCCACGTCACGCCGAACAGGTCGTAATTGAAGTCGACCATGCCATACAGCGCATTGATCTTTTCTTCCACGCGGCGGTTCGTCTGCGCCAGGTAGTTGTATTGCGAGCCCGGTACGGCGTCGCAATGGCATTCCGTGTTGACTGCGCCGAGGAACTTCTGCAGGTCGACGGCCGCCCACGACGTCGGCACGCCGGTGCCGCCGAGGCCGGAGCCGAAGCCGCTGATCTGGCGCGAGATGTCGGCCATCGTCACGCCCGCCGGCAGGTTCACCGCGTTGGCGCTGTTGCCGATCTCGTAGTTCGTCCAGATGTTCTTGCGCGCGGAGATGCCGAAGTGGCTCGTCAGGTGGTCGTTGATTTCCCAATGCACGTTGGCGGCCTGGGTCTGCAGCTTGTTCGTCGTGTCCAGGTAGCGGCCGACGAACATGCCGCGCACGTTGCCGGCGGCGTCCTGCGGGGCCCACTGGAAGTTGGCGGGATTGCTCACGTCCATGCCGAAGTTGAGCGCCGGGACGTTGCGGTTGTCGCGGAAGTCCCACGAGAAGCCGTTCACGTTCGGCGCGTCGAACTGCACGGTCGCGCGCATCGGTTCGTTCAGGTTCGAGTTCGAGTTACCGGCCATGAAGTCGGCCTTCACCGTGTCGCTGAACTTGTGGCTGCCGGACAGCACGTGCTGGCGGAACTTGGTAGTGTACACGTCCAGCAGGCCCTCGGTGCGCACGTCCACGCCGTTGAACTTGCCGTAGTCCCAGCTGCCGTTCTGGTCGAAGTGCGCGTCCAGGATCGACGTCTGCGGCTTGCCGTTCGAGCCCAGGTTGCGGCCGAACGAGATCGCCTCGATGTAGTTGTCGTAGCGTTTATTGGCGAACTTGCCGTACATGAGGTCCAGATTCAGCTCGCTGTCAGCATTGCGCCACTGGTACGAGTTGGTGATGCCGGTGCGCTGGTAATCCGTCTGCGAGCGGCGGTAGCGCGGGATGCGCGGCGCGAACGCGCCCGAGCCGGCGGCGGGATTCGCGACCGTGCCGCCGTAATTGTCCTTGCGGCCCATGACGCTGTTGTAGGCCGTCGGGTCGGTCGCACGCGGCATGCCGGTGCCGCACGTCGTCGCGGTGATGCCCTTGATCGCATCGTTGCCCGGGACCTGCGGGGAGACGCCCACGGGCGAGCAGAAGCCGCCGTCATTGCTCGCGCTGAGCAGTTCCACGGCCTCGTAGCCTTCCTCCGTCGCGCGCCGTTTCGAATACGCGGCGGAGAGCAGGGCGCCGATCTTGCCGTAGCCGGTGTCCCAGCGGTCCGACAGCAGGGCGGTCACGCGCGGCTGCGTCTTCCCGCTCAGGGAGTTGTGGCTTTCCTGGCCGCCGATGCTGAACGTGCGGCCCTTGAAGTCGAACGGCCGCGCCGTGCGCAGGTCGACGGTGGCGCCCAGCGATCCTTCCTCGATGTCCGCTTCCGACGTCTTGCGCACTTCGAGGCTGTTGAACAGCTCCGAGGCAAACACGGAAAAGTCGAAGCCGCGGCCGCGGTTCGTGCTGCCGTTGATGTCCGACGCGCCGGTCGCCGCCACGCCTTCGATGCCGTTGATGCGCACGCGCGTAAAGCCCGCGTTCAGGCCGCGCACGGTGATCTGCTTGCCTTCGCCGCCGTCGCCGCGCGCCAGCGCCACGCCGGGCACGCGCTGCAGCGATTCCGCGAGGTTCGCGTCGGGGAACTTGGCGATGTCCTCGGCCTTGATCACGTCGATGATGCCGTCGCTGTTCTTTTTCGTGTTCAGCGCGC includes:
- a CDS encoding TonB-dependent receptor; the encoded protein is MQFTGHPRTFHPLSRRSRISVGVLAMLASLHAHGQETAAAADAAPAATTSADGKSPDSVVVVTGFRASLNSALNTKKNSDGIIDVIKAEDIAKFPDANLAESLQRVPGVALARGDGGEGKQITVRGLNAGFTRVRINGIEGVAATGASDINGSTNRGRGFDFSVFASELFNSLEVRKTSEADIEEGSLGATVDLRTARPFDFKGRTFSIGGQESHNSLSGKTQPRVTALLSDRWDTGYGKIGALLSAAYSKRRATEEGYEAVELLSASNDGGFCSPVGVSPQVPGNDAIKGITATTCGTGMPRATDPTAYNSVMGRKDNYGGTVANPAAGSGAFAPRIPRYRRSQTDYQRTGITNSYQWRNADSELNLDLMYGKFANKRYDNYIEAISFGRNLGSNGKPQTSILDAHFDQNGSWDYGKFNGVDVRTEGLLDVYTTKFRQHVLSGSHKFSDTVKADFMAGNSNSNLNEPMRATVQFDAPNVNGFSWDFRDNRNVPALNFGMDVSNPANFQWAPQDAAGNVRGMFVGRYLDTTNKLQTQAANVHWEINDHLTSHFGISARKNIWTNYEIGNSANAVNLPAGVTMADISRQISGFGSGLGGTGVPTSWAAVDLQKFLGAVNTECHCDAVPGSQYNYLAQTNRRVEEKINALYGMVDFNYDLFGVTWRGNAGVRGAETTATSMAMINVQGQLQPNTGTKKYRDWLPAFNLTAQLPKDVFLRFSAGKTLSRPEYTDLAPNATVSPIAQSVSIGNPNLDPIRANTYDLQAEWYYAKNAMISLGHFRKDIKSFIQSVNERVPYNTLGLPNELLILNGCSLTGAPICQTLPTTEVNVSRKVNTAGGPLKGWEFNLQAPFSFLPGFWSNFGLLANATRVKSRITYITRVDNPATPANEQLTQVADFTGLSPRTHNLTLYYEDAKFSARVSAAHRSSYIYAVLGDVAGHDYTMVDGSTNIDMSLSYNITPQLRVSLEGQNLNDTPLRYGRDTQRNDTLLYVHSGRSFVLGLNYKY